One segment of Streptomyces sp. NBC_01463 DNA contains the following:
- a CDS encoding alpha-galactosidase — protein sequence MTRITDRTAHLRAAGVSFVVELRAPLPRILHWGEDLGELTDEGLAALGLTADGVALNNSLDEARQFTVWPTEADGWSGTPAHQGHRAGTATTPRVTMTGAEQSQDALVIGLHDADAGLDLTLTYRLDPSGVLGVHTRVACPPDASGTAAPYDLSATTALLPLPNRAQEILDFTGKWCRERSPQRGPLAFGGHVREIRRGKPGLDAPHLLTVGVPGFGFRSGEVWALHVGWSGNQRWLAERLPEGAGVHGGVLGGGELLAPGEIRLGPGDSYTSPECFFAWSDEGLDGLAGRFHTMLRARPGHPSSPRPLTLNTWEAVYFDHRPERLLALADTAASVGVERLVLDDGWFLGRRDDTAGLGDWAVDPQVWPEGLSPLADRVHAHGMQFGLWVEPEMVSLASRLAREHPEWLLGPSVGLGPSARHQYVLNVAHEDAFAYLLEALDALVAEYRIDYLKWDHNRELHEAVHRGAHGGDRPGVHAQTRALYRLMDALRARRPGLEIESCSSGGGRVDLGVLARTDRVWASDCNDPLERQTIQRWTGQLLPPELVGAHVGGPRSHTTGRVADDSFRLITALFGHAGIEDDLTARTPEQLETLTRWAALYKEVRGLLHGGRVVRADLDDDATQLHGVVAPDAGAALFCWVRTRTSVPAQSGRVRLPGLAPGRGYRVRIRTEAGLPSVHQITGPAWYRAAVEDWVALPGTVLTGAGLPLPTLNPGQALLVEVAPQTTAH from the coding sequence ATGACCCGCATCACCGACCGGACCGCACACCTGCGCGCAGCCGGGGTGAGTTTCGTCGTCGAGCTCCGTGCTCCGCTGCCCCGCATCCTGCACTGGGGCGAGGACCTCGGCGAGCTGACCGACGAGGGCCTCGCCGCCCTGGGGCTGACGGCGGACGGCGTCGCCCTCAACAACTCCCTTGACGAGGCGCGGCAGTTCACCGTCTGGCCCACCGAGGCCGACGGCTGGTCGGGCACCCCGGCCCACCAGGGCCACCGGGCCGGCACCGCCACCACGCCCCGGGTCACGATGACCGGCGCCGAACAGAGCCAGGACGCCTTGGTCATCGGCCTCCACGACGCCGACGCCGGCCTCGATCTCACCCTCACCTACCGGCTCGACCCGTCCGGCGTGCTGGGTGTGCACACCCGGGTGGCCTGCCCGCCCGACGCGTCCGGCACCGCCGCCCCGTACGACCTCTCCGCCACCACCGCACTCCTCCCGCTGCCGAACCGGGCCCAGGAGATCCTGGACTTCACCGGCAAGTGGTGCCGCGAACGCTCCCCGCAGCGCGGCCCGCTCGCTTTCGGCGGGCACGTCCGCGAGATCCGCCGGGGAAAGCCGGGCCTCGACGCGCCCCATCTGCTGACGGTCGGGGTGCCCGGATTCGGCTTCCGCAGCGGCGAGGTGTGGGCCCTGCACGTCGGCTGGAGCGGCAACCAGCGCTGGCTGGCCGAGCGGCTGCCCGAGGGCGCGGGGGTCCACGGCGGCGTCCTCGGCGGGGGTGAGCTCCTCGCACCCGGCGAGATCCGGCTCGGCCCGGGGGACAGCTACACCTCGCCCGAGTGCTTCTTCGCCTGGTCCGACGAGGGCCTGGACGGACTGGCCGGCCGCTTCCACACGATGCTCCGTGCCCGGCCCGGGCATCCTTCGTCACCGCGTCCGCTGACCCTGAACACCTGGGAGGCGGTCTACTTCGACCACCGCCCCGAAAGGCTCCTCGCACTGGCCGACACCGCGGCGTCGGTGGGGGTGGAGCGACTCGTCCTGGACGACGGCTGGTTCCTCGGCCGCCGGGACGACACGGCCGGGCTCGGCGACTGGGCCGTGGACCCGCAGGTGTGGCCCGAGGGGCTGAGCCCGCTCGCGGACCGGGTGCACGCCCACGGCATGCAGTTCGGGCTCTGGGTGGAGCCGGAGATGGTGAGCCTCGCGTCGCGGCTGGCCCGGGAGCACCCCGAGTGGCTGCTCGGCCCGTCCGTTGGCCTGGGGCCGAGCGCCCGCCACCAGTACGTGCTGAACGTGGCGCACGAGGACGCGTTCGCGTATCTCCTGGAGGCGCTGGACGCCCTCGTCGCCGAGTACCGCATCGACTACCTGAAGTGGGACCACAACCGGGAGCTGCACGAGGCGGTCCACCGGGGTGCGCACGGTGGTGACCGGCCGGGGGTGCACGCCCAGACCCGGGCCCTGTACCGGCTGATGGACGCACTCAGGGCCCGCAGGCCCGGCCTGGAGATCGAGTCGTGCTCCAGCGGGGGCGGGCGCGTCGACCTCGGGGTGCTCGCCCGCACGGACCGGGTGTGGGCCTCGGACTGCAACGACCCGCTGGAACGCCAGACCATCCAGCGGTGGACCGGCCAGCTGCTCCCGCCCGAGCTCGTCGGCGCCCACGTCGGGGGCCCGCGGAGCCATACGACGGGCCGGGTCGCCGACGACTCGTTCCGGCTGATCACCGCGCTGTTCGGGCACGCGGGCATCGAGGACGACCTGACCGCGCGGACACCGGAGCAACTGGAGACGCTGACGCGCTGGGCCGCGCTCTACAAGGAGGTGCGCGGGCTGCTGCACGGCGGCCGGGTGGTGCGGGCGGACCTCGATGACGACGCGACACAGCTGCACGGGGTCGTCGCCCCCGACGCCGGGGCCGCGCTGTTCTGCTGGGTGCGGACCCGGACGTCCGTGCCGGCTCAGTCGGGCCGCGTCCGCCTCCCTGGCCTCGCCCCGGGACGCGGCTACCGGGTCCGGATCCGTACGGAGGCCGGGCTGCCCTCCGTGCACCAGATCACCGGACCCGCCTGGTACCGGGCGGCGGTCGAGGACTGGGTGGCACTGCCCGGCACCGTACTGACGGGTGCGGGACTGCCCCTGCCGACGCTCAACCCGGGGCAGGCCCTGCTGGTCGAGGTCGCCCCGCAGACCACGGCGCACTGA
- a CDS encoding ROK family transcriptional regulator, with protein sequence MNLSHRPPSAALVLQTLLTQGPLTRAELGRRTGLSSGAVTKVSAPLLDDGWITELGPSGERQPGRPATLVAVRPGRARFIGIKVTADELIGMLVDLTATPLTTRRVPLRSRDVGTVVKAVARLAGTLSGAAEGERGEAGPAVHSIGVTVSGDVDGPAGIVRYSPFLDWHGVRLAALVEEATGIATAVENDVRALTVAEQWFGAGVGLSSFALVTVGAGVGCGMSVDGRVIAGAYGVSGELGHLPVGGTDRVCTCGNTGCVEAVASTQAIVEQVQERTGDTDLSLAGAVRLARAGDAAARGVFTRAGRALGLAIASVANLIGPERIIISGEGVAAYDLFAEEIRRSFADQAFGAAARCEILVRPLPFETWARGGAAVAAHRLFAPLPGRNEATAGLRAVPGGPFAAGHA encoded by the coding sequence GTGAACCTCTCCCACCGGCCGCCGTCCGCAGCCCTCGTGCTCCAGACCCTGCTGACCCAGGGACCGTTGACCCGGGCGGAGCTCGGACGCCGTACCGGGCTGTCCTCGGGGGCGGTCACCAAGGTCTCGGCCCCCCTGCTCGACGACGGCTGGATCACCGAGCTCGGCCCGTCCGGGGAACGGCAGCCCGGACGGCCCGCCACGCTGGTGGCGGTCCGGCCCGGACGTGCCCGGTTCATCGGGATCAAGGTGACGGCGGACGAACTGATCGGCATGCTCGTCGACCTCACCGCCACCCCGCTGACCACCCGGCGGGTCCCGCTGCGCTCCCGGGACGTCGGCACGGTGGTGAAGGCGGTCGCCCGCCTGGCCGGCACGCTCTCCGGTGCCGCGGAGGGCGAGAGGGGTGAGGCCGGTCCGGCGGTGCACAGTATCGGCGTGACGGTCTCGGGCGACGTGGACGGACCGGCCGGCATCGTGCGCTACTCCCCCTTCCTCGACTGGCACGGGGTGCGGCTCGCCGCACTGGTCGAGGAGGCGACCGGCATCGCGACGGCCGTCGAGAACGACGTCCGGGCCCTCACCGTCGCCGAGCAGTGGTTCGGCGCGGGGGTCGGGCTCTCCTCCTTCGCCCTGGTCACGGTGGGCGCGGGGGTGGGCTGCGGGATGTCGGTCGACGGGCGCGTGATCGCGGGGGCGTACGGGGTGTCGGGCGAGCTGGGGCATCTGCCCGTCGGCGGTACCGACCGGGTCTGCACCTGCGGCAACACCGGCTGCGTGGAGGCCGTCGCCTCGACGCAGGCCATCGTCGAACAGGTGCAGGAGCGGACGGGGGACACGGATCTGTCGCTGGCGGGCGCCGTCCGCCTGGCGCGCGCGGGGGACGCGGCCGCACGCGGGGTGTTCACCCGGGCGGGGCGGGCCCTCGGCCTGGCCATCGCGTCGGTGGCCAACCTCATCGGGCCGGAGCGGATCATCATCTCCGGCGAGGGCGTTGCCGCGTACGACCTGTTCGCCGAGGAGATCCGCCGGTCCTTCGCCGACCAGGCGTTCGGCGCGGCCGCCCGGTGCGAAATCCTGGTGCGGCCGCTGCCGTTCGAGACCTGGGCGCGCGGCGGCGCCGCCGTCGCGGCGCACCGCCTGTTCGCCCCGCTCCCCGGCAGGAACGAGGCGACCGCCGGGCTCCGGGCCGTGCCCGGCGGGCCGTTCGCGGCCGGTCACGCGTAG
- a CDS encoding NPP1 family protein gives MKNSGRLRRASLTLAAAAVLVVASSGSAFAAVPGALPANADGLEQTFQPAFDYDGDGCYPTPAIGADGTVAPGLNTTGAVNGSCHDASDLDNTNGYARSLCNNGWCAIMYGLYFEKDQAVAGSGLGGHRHDWEHVVVWVQDNEAKYVSTSAHGNFDVYARDAMKWDGTHPKVVYHKDGIGTHCFRPATTGDEPPENHYHQWQFPDLVGWNGYPAGVRDALVQADFGSAVFGLKDGNFAAHLARAKPAGIPFDPYA, from the coding sequence GTGAAGAACTCAGGACGGCTCCGCAGGGCGTCGCTCACCCTGGCCGCGGCCGCGGTGCTCGTCGTCGCCTCGTCCGGCAGCGCGTTCGCGGCCGTGCCGGGCGCCCTGCCCGCGAACGCGGACGGGCTGGAACAGACCTTCCAGCCCGCCTTCGACTACGACGGGGACGGCTGCTACCCGACCCCCGCCATCGGCGCGGACGGCACGGTGGCACCCGGGCTGAACACCACGGGTGCGGTCAACGGCAGTTGCCACGACGCCTCCGACCTGGACAACACCAACGGCTACGCCCGCTCGCTGTGCAACAACGGCTGGTGCGCGATCATGTACGGCCTCTACTTCGAGAAGGACCAGGCGGTGGCCGGCAGCGGACTCGGCGGGCACCGCCACGACTGGGAGCACGTCGTGGTCTGGGTGCAGGACAACGAGGCCAAGTACGTCTCCACCTCCGCCCACGGCAACTTCGACGTGTATGCCCGGGACGCGATGAAGTGGGACGGTACGCACCCCAAGGTCGTCTACCACAAGGACGGGATCGGCACGCACTGCTTCCGCCCCGCGACCACCGGCGACGAGCCGCCCGAGAACCACTACCACCAGTGGCAGTTCCCCGACCTCGTGGGCTGGAACGGCTACCCCGCGGGCGTCCGGGACGCGCTGGTGCAGGCCGACTTCGGCAGCGCCGTCTTCGGCCTCAAGGACGGCAACTTCGCCGCTCACCTGGCCAGGGCGAAGCCTGCGGGAATCCCCTTCGACCCCTACGCGTGA
- a CDS encoding ROK family transcriptional regulator has translation MSPTNLVETFPAATPAGSLVFTTALSQGPLSRVEIARRTGLSSAAVTRAVRPLMDTGYVVEDLDGSTPPAVGRPANPVRVNGGRALFIGVKVTADEVIAVLADLCCRVRTARHAPLPGRAPAEVISTVAALTAGLLTEAQAYGVGVRGLAVAVSGDVDRAAGVVRYSPFLDWRDVDLAALMETATGLPVTVDNDVRALTVAEQWFGSGVGRSDFALVTVGAGIGCGLVVHGRVVAGAHGVAGEIGHLSIDPLGPLCHCGNRGCVEAIASDSAIVRRIEEETGRPVGGPAHALELARSGNPVACAAFARAGAAIGRGIGAVANLLGPECVIISGEGLAAYDLFAAQIRDAFATTVFSTAAQCDVITRPLPFEQWARGAAATAIQTFIGSDTF, from the coding sequence ATGTCACCGACCAACCTCGTCGAGACGTTCCCGGCGGCAACGCCGGCCGGCTCGCTGGTGTTCACCACGGCTCTGTCCCAAGGGCCGCTCTCCCGTGTGGAGATCGCCCGCCGGACCGGGCTCTCCTCGGCCGCCGTCACCAGGGCCGTGCGTCCGCTGATGGACACCGGATACGTCGTCGAGGACCTGGACGGCAGCACGCCGCCCGCGGTGGGCCGGCCGGCCAACCCGGTACGCGTCAACGGCGGTCGGGCTCTCTTCATCGGGGTCAAGGTGACCGCGGACGAGGTCATCGCGGTGCTCGCCGACCTCTGCTGCCGGGTCCGGACGGCCCGTCACGCACCGCTGCCCGGAAGGGCTCCGGCCGAGGTGATCTCCACGGTCGCCGCGCTCACCGCCGGACTCCTCACCGAGGCGCAGGCGTACGGCGTCGGGGTGCGCGGCCTGGCCGTCGCGGTCTCCGGCGATGTGGACCGGGCCGCCGGTGTGGTCCGGTACTCGCCGTTCCTCGACTGGCGCGACGTCGACCTCGCCGCGCTCATGGAAACGGCGACCGGGCTGCCCGTCACAGTGGACAACGACGTGCGGGCGCTGACCGTGGCCGAGCAGTGGTTCGGCTCAGGGGTCGGGCGCTCCGACTTCGCCCTGGTCACGGTCGGAGCCGGGATCGGCTGCGGACTGGTCGTGCACGGCCGGGTGGTGGCCGGGGCGCACGGGGTGGCCGGCGAGATCGGTCATCTGTCCATCGATCCGCTGGGACCGCTGTGCCACTGCGGCAACCGGGGGTGCGTCGAGGCCATCGCCTCGGACTCGGCCATCGTCCGGCGCATCGAGGAGGAGACGGGACGGCCGGTCGGCGGGCCCGCGCACGCCCTGGAGCTGGCACGGTCCGGGAACCCGGTGGCCTGTGCGGCGTTCGCCCGTGCCGGTGCCGCCATCGGCCGGGGCATCGGAGCGGTCGCCAACCTGCTCGGTCCCGAGTGCGTGATCATCTCCGGCGAAGGCCTCGCGGCGTACGACCTGTTCGCCGCGCAGATCCGTGACGCGTTCGCCACCACCGTATTCAGCACAGCCGCGCAGTGCGACGTGATCACACGCCCGCTGCCGTTCGAGCAGTGGGCGCGCGGGGCCGCGGCCACTGCCATCCAGACCTTCATCGGGTCCGACACCTTCTAG
- a CDS encoding ABC transporter substrate-binding protein, with amino-acid sequence MSEQSRIPGQGGPGRRRVMGGLMGVGAAALAAPALTACGGGAAADPKTVTFGSNGADATPKKAYEALTTAFKKDSGLDVKTNTVDHDTFQKSISSYLQGTPDDVFTWFAGYRMQYFAKKKLCAPLDDVWEKIGGGFSEAAKQLSRGEDGKYYFVPLYNYPWAVFYRKSLFRERGYRAPATWDQFVALAKQMKKDGLSPIAAGYGGGDTWSILGAFDYLNLRVNGYEFHMSLLGGDVSWTDPRVRAVLDHWRELSPYYQERAGGRSWQDAAQSLLDKKSGMAVIGLFLGQQISDPKLRDDIDFFAFPEIAPSHGQDTVEAPTDGFMLSRRPRNEKKAKQFLEFLGGARAEGLYMGVDPSNVAVHGDADTSGYNALQKKSAELISKARHITQFGDRDSDPGFISTVVLPGLSQWLSSPDDGAAALKKIESQRSRFFAA; translated from the coding sequence ATGTCTGAGCAGAGCCGCATACCGGGGCAGGGCGGTCCGGGCCGCCGGCGTGTCATGGGCGGGCTGATGGGCGTGGGCGCCGCGGCACTGGCCGCCCCCGCGCTGACGGCCTGCGGGGGCGGGGCCGCCGCCGACCCGAAGACGGTGACCTTCGGGTCGAACGGTGCCGACGCCACCCCCAAGAAGGCGTACGAGGCGCTGACCACGGCATTCAAGAAGGACAGCGGACTCGACGTCAAGACCAACACCGTCGACCACGACACGTTCCAGAAGAGCATCTCCAGCTATCTGCAGGGCACTCCGGACGACGTCTTCACCTGGTTCGCGGGCTACCGCATGCAGTACTTCGCCAAGAAGAAGCTCTGCGCACCGCTGGACGACGTGTGGGAGAAGATCGGCGGCGGCTTCAGCGAGGCGGCCAAGCAGCTCTCCCGCGGCGAGGACGGAAAGTACTACTTCGTTCCGCTGTACAACTACCCCTGGGCCGTCTTCTACCGCAAGAGCCTGTTCAGGGAACGCGGTTACCGGGCACCCGCCACCTGGGACCAGTTCGTCGCGCTGGCCAAGCAGATGAAGAAGGACGGGCTGTCGCCCATCGCCGCCGGCTACGGCGGCGGGGACACCTGGAGCATCCTCGGCGCGTTCGACTACCTCAACCTGCGGGTCAACGGCTACGAGTTCCACATGTCGCTGCTGGGCGGCGACGTCAGCTGGACCGACCCCCGGGTGCGGGCCGTGCTGGACCACTGGCGGGAGCTGAGCCCGTACTACCAGGAGCGGGCCGGCGGCCGCTCCTGGCAGGACGCCGCCCAGTCGCTGCTGGACAAGAAGTCGGGCATGGCCGTGATCGGCCTGTTCCTCGGACAGCAGATCAGCGACCCGAAGCTGCGGGACGACATCGACTTCTTCGCCTTCCCGGAGATCGCCCCGTCGCACGGCCAGGACACCGTCGAGGCGCCGACCGACGGATTCATGCTCAGCCGCCGGCCCCGGAACGAGAAGAAGGCGAAGCAGTTCCTCGAATTCCTCGGCGGAGCCCGGGCGGAGGGCCTGTACATGGGGGTCGACCCGAGCAATGTCGCCGTGCACGGCGACGCCGACACCAGCGGCTACAACGCCCTCCAGAAGAAGTCCGCCGAACTCATCTCCAAGGCCCGCCACATCACCCAGTTCGGTGACCGGGACAGTGACCCGGGCTTCATCTCCACCGTCGTGCTGCCCGGACTGTCGCAGTGGCTGAGCAGCCCCGACGACGGCGCGGCCGCGCTCAAGAAGATCGAGTCGCAGCGTTCGCGATTCTTCGCCGCCTGA
- a CDS encoding sugar ABC transporter permease, with protein MSSVPSAPPGTRRTRRPRRLGLSDRLFLTVIVGIPLLALLLFVWLPALASLALSFTQWDGLELSGIQWTGLDNYREILTNYPPFWPAVQHNVIWLLFTALLPTPFGIFLAYQLDRKIRFTRIYQTAIFLPMVLSLAVVGLIWEIIYNPDNGLLNGILATAAPGHHIDWLGDPDLNLWMVLIASAWRHTGYIMILYLAGLKGFDPALKEAAALDGANGRQTFLRVVFPALKPVNVIILVVTAMESLRAFDIVYVLGGGVGSKPGMELLSLLITDNIIGESSHIGYGSALAMIMLVISLAAIGTFLVQNFRKEDQ; from the coding sequence ATGTCCTCCGTACCTTCCGCGCCGCCCGGCACCCGGCGGACGCGACGGCCACGACGGCTCGGCCTCTCCGACCGGCTCTTCCTCACCGTGATCGTCGGCATCCCGCTGCTCGCCCTGCTGCTCTTCGTCTGGCTGCCGGCGCTCGCGTCGCTCGCCCTGTCCTTCACCCAGTGGGACGGGCTCGAACTGTCCGGCATCCAGTGGACCGGCCTGGACAACTACCGGGAAATTCTCACGAATTACCCGCCGTTCTGGCCGGCCGTCCAGCACAACGTCATCTGGCTGCTCTTCACCGCCCTGCTGCCCACCCCGTTCGGCATCTTCCTGGCCTACCAGCTCGACCGGAAGATCCGTTTCACCCGGATCTACCAGACCGCGATCTTCCTGCCCATGGTGCTGTCCCTGGCCGTGGTGGGTCTCATCTGGGAGATCATCTACAACCCCGACAACGGTCTGCTGAACGGCATCCTCGCCACAGCCGCCCCGGGCCACCACATCGACTGGCTGGGCGACCCGGACCTCAATCTGTGGATGGTGCTCATCGCCTCGGCGTGGCGGCACACCGGCTACATCATGATCCTCTACCTGGCCGGTCTGAAGGGCTTCGACCCGGCCCTCAAGGAGGCGGCCGCCCTCGACGGGGCCAACGGCCGGCAGACGTTCCTGCGCGTGGTCTTCCCCGCCCTGAAGCCCGTCAACGTGATCATCCTGGTCGTGACGGCCATGGAGTCGCTGCGCGCCTTCGACATCGTGTACGTGCTCGGCGGCGGCGTCGGCAGCAAGCCCGGGATGGAGCTGCTGTCCCTGCTGATCACCGACAACATCATCGGCGAGTCCAGCCACATCGGTTACGGATCGGCGCTCGCGATGATCATGCTGGTGATCTCGCTGGCGGCCATCGGCACCTTCCTCGTACAGAACTTCCGCAAGGAGGACCAGTGA
- a CDS encoding carbohydrate ABC transporter permease, with protein MMLAGISLLWLVPLLWAVFTSLRPYEDTAAHGYLSWPRSIGLDNFTAAWGQSGMPHYFWNSVLVTVPAVLGTLFFSAAVAFFVSRFDFRWNIALLMLFTAGNLLPAQVLITPLYRLYLQVPLPAWMSDSLLLYNSYWGIIAIHIAYQCGFCTFVLSNYMKTIPKEITEAALVDGAQVWRQFLQIVLPLCRPAFAALATLESIWIYNDFFWPLVLIETGDKRPVTSALASLQGQYFTNPNLIAAGALMTAVPTLLVYFALQRQFISGLTIGAGK; from the coding sequence GTGATGCTGGCCGGCATCTCCCTGCTGTGGCTGGTCCCGCTGCTGTGGGCCGTCTTCACCTCGCTGCGGCCGTACGAGGACACCGCGGCGCACGGCTACCTGTCCTGGCCGCGCAGCATCGGACTGGACAACTTCACCGCCGCCTGGGGCCAGTCGGGCATGCCGCACTACTTCTGGAACTCGGTCCTGGTCACCGTTCCCGCGGTGCTCGGCACGCTGTTCTTCTCGGCCGCCGTGGCGTTCTTCGTGTCGCGGTTCGACTTCCGGTGGAACATCGCGCTGCTGATGCTGTTCACCGCGGGCAATCTGCTGCCCGCGCAGGTCCTGATCACCCCGCTCTACCGGCTGTACCTCCAGGTGCCGCTGCCCGCCTGGATGAGCGATTCGCTGCTTCTGTACAACTCGTACTGGGGCATCATCGCCATCCACATCGCGTACCAGTGCGGCTTCTGCACCTTCGTCCTCAGCAACTACATGAAGACGATCCCCAAGGAGATCACCGAGGCGGCGCTGGTCGACGGCGCGCAGGTGTGGCGCCAGTTCCTGCAGATCGTGCTGCCGCTGTGCCGTCCGGCGTTCGCCGCGCTGGCCACGCTGGAGTCGATCTGGATCTACAACGACTTCTTCTGGCCGCTCGTGCTGATCGAGACCGGCGACAAACGGCCGGTGACCTCGGCACTCGCCAGCCTCCAGGGGCAGTACTTCACCAACCCGAACCTGATCGCGGCGGGGGCGCTGATGACGGCCGTGCCGACGCTCCTCGTGTACTTCGCGCTGCAGCGCCAGTTCATCAGCGGCCTCACCATCGGCGCGGGCAAGTAG